From the Rhodoferax sp. WC2427 genome, one window contains:
- a CDS encoding CapA family protein, translating to MKKRLLLALLCLPLLAHSAPPTANTVELIFGGDVMLDDGPGRLIAAGGDPLLPIASILQSADVAIGNLETSIARPTTGTPLDNKIYTFRSAPNAVNVLKGRFTAMSVANNHSGDFGRDAFMETLDHLRTAGIGAFGGGANLTEAHKPYWIEKHGIRIAILGYDEFKPRSFEAGATWAGVAWSEDSHVVADIRAARAAGADVVIPFMHWGWEREPEPTQRQRDVAKLMVQAGADAVVGSHPHVTQGADMVLGKPVIWSLGNLVFDGFELPAAKIGWLLRMVIDRQGVQNWNTIAVQMDVDGTPSPATGRPTPCGQRGNKVKQACNGVNPP from the coding sequence ATGAAGAAACGCCTGCTCCTGGCCCTGCTCTGCCTGCCCTTGCTGGCCCATAGCGCCCCACCCACAGCCAACACCGTTGAGCTGATCTTCGGGGGCGATGTGATGCTCGACGACGGCCCGGGCCGCCTGATTGCGGCGGGTGGCGATCCGCTGCTCCCCATTGCCAGCATCCTGCAAAGCGCCGACGTGGCCATTGGTAACCTGGAAACCTCGATCGCCCGCCCCACCACCGGTACGCCGCTGGACAACAAGATCTACACCTTCCGCTCGGCCCCCAACGCCGTCAACGTGTTGAAGGGGCGGTTCACGGCCATGTCCGTCGCCAACAACCACAGCGGCGACTTTGGCCGCGATGCGTTCATGGAAACCCTGGACCACCTGCGCACGGCGGGCATTGGGGCCTTCGGCGGCGGCGCCAACCTGACCGAAGCCCACAAACCCTATTGGATTGAGAAACACGGCATCCGCATCGCCATCCTGGGCTACGACGAATTCAAACCCCGGTCCTTCGAGGCCGGTGCCACCTGGGCCGGTGTGGCCTGGAGCGAAGACAGCCACGTGGTGGCCGACATCCGCGCCGCCCGTGCCGCCGGGGCCGATGTGGTGATTCCGTTCATGCACTGGGGCTGGGAGCGCGAACCCGAACCCACCCAGCGCCAGCGCGATGTGGCCAAACTGATGGTGCAGGCCGGGGCCGATGCCGTGGTGGGCAGCCACCCGCACGTGACCCAAGGCGCCGACATGGTGCTGGGCAAACCGGTGATCTGGAGCCTGGGGAACCTGGTGTTTGACGGCTTTGAGCTACCCGCGGCCAAGATCGGCTGGCTGCTGCGCATGGTAATTGACCGCCAAGGCGTACAAAACTGGAATACGATAGCTGTACAGATGGACGTGGACGGCACGCCCTCACCGGCTACCGGCAGGCCCACGCCTTGCGGGCAAAGAGGAAACAAAGTGAAACAAGCGTGTAATGGAGTTAACCCCCCGTAA
- a CDS encoding ABC transporter ATP-binding protein translates to MSLRIDNLGKRYGESTVFGNVSLHVQPGEFVAIVGESGVGKSTLLNCMAGLDSWDSGSVHIGGVDLGGLSDDQRALLRRQQVGFVFQAFHVLPHLDVAQNVALPLMLLGRPDSARVDGLLAAVGLAGLGARLPQQLSGGQLQRVAIARALVHRPGLLLADEPTGNLDPTTAAKVMDALLAQTRAEGAALVLVTHSQAAAARADRVLRLSADGISSSF, encoded by the coding sequence ATGAGCCTGCGCATCGACAACCTGGGTAAGCGCTACGGTGAGAGCACGGTGTTCGGCAATGTATCGCTGCATGTGCAGCCCGGTGAATTTGTGGCCATCGTGGGGGAGTCCGGCGTGGGCAAATCCACCCTGCTCAACTGCATGGCCGGGCTGGACAGCTGGGACAGCGGCAGCGTGCACATCGGCGGTGTCGATTTGGGCGGCCTCAGCGACGACCAGCGCGCCCTGCTGCGGCGCCAGCAGGTGGGCTTTGTGTTCCAGGCTTTCCATGTGTTGCCGCACCTGGACGTGGCGCAGAACGTGGCCCTGCCGCTGATGCTGCTGGGCCGGCCCGACAGCGCCCGCGTGGACGGCCTGCTGGCAGCGGTGGGCCTGGCAGGCTTGGGGGCCCGCCTGCCGCAGCAGCTCAGCGGCGGCCAGCTCCAGCGCGTGGCCATCGCCCGCGCCCTGGTACACCGACCGGGCCTGCTGCTGGCGGACGAGCCCACCGGCAACCTCGACCCGACCACGGCCGCCAAGGTGATGGATGCCCTGCTGGCCCAGACCCGGGCCGAAGGCGCAGCCCTGGTGCTGGTCACGCATTCGCAAGCAGCAGCGGCGCGGGCCGACCGGGTGTTGCGCCTGAGTGCCGACGGAATTTCCAGCTCTTTTTAG
- a CDS encoding CaiB/BaiF CoA transferase family protein encodes MQPLKGITVVTLEHAIAAPFATRQLADLGARVIKIERPGVGDFARGYDERVRGLASHFVWTNRSKESLTLDVKDPEAQKILLRLITEEADVVVQNLAPGAAARLGLSFDALRKVRPNIIVCDISGYGADGPYRDKKAYDLLIQSEAGFVSVTGTPDTPSKAGPSIADISAGMYAYTNILAALMQRQQTGQGQHIDVSMLESLTEWMGYPLYYAFDGAAPPPRSGASHATIYPYGPFPAGDGKTVMLGLQNEREWKGFCEQVLLQAGLATDERFTSNSKRSAARAELSALIVQAFSTLTAAQVVERLEQASIANAQVNSMAEVWSHPQLKARNRWTEVDTPQGRVPALLPPGSWHTAAPRMDAVPALGQHTAAILAGQGYSAEQVAALRNAGTV; translated from the coding sequence ATGCAACCCCTCAAAGGCATCACCGTCGTCACCCTGGAGCACGCCATCGCCGCGCCCTTTGCCACCCGGCAACTGGCCGACCTGGGCGCCCGCGTCATCAAGATCGAACGCCCCGGCGTGGGCGACTTTGCCCGTGGCTACGACGAGCGGGTGCGCGGCCTGGCCTCGCACTTCGTCTGGACCAACCGCTCCAAGGAGAGCCTGACGCTCGATGTAAAAGACCCCGAAGCACAAAAAATCCTGCTGCGCCTGATCACCGAAGAAGCCGACGTGGTGGTGCAAAACCTGGCCCCCGGCGCGGCGGCGCGACTGGGTTTGTCGTTTGATGCTCTGCGCAAAGTACGGCCCAACATCATCGTCTGCGACATCTCCGGCTACGGCGCGGACGGCCCCTACCGCGACAAGAAGGCCTACGACCTGCTGATCCAGAGCGAGGCCGGGTTTGTGTCGGTGACCGGCACGCCGGATACGCCCTCCAAAGCCGGTCCGTCGATTGCCGACATCTCGGCGGGCATGTATGCCTACACCAATATCCTGGCCGCGCTGATGCAGCGCCAGCAGACCGGCCAGGGCCAGCACATCGACGTGTCCATGCTCGAATCGCTGACCGAATGGATGGGTTACCCGCTGTACTACGCGTTCGACGGTGCCGCGCCGCCACCCCGCTCGGGGGCTAGCCACGCCACCATCTACCCCTACGGCCCATTCCCGGCGGGTGACGGCAAAACCGTGATGCTGGGCCTGCAAAACGAGCGCGAATGGAAGGGCTTTTGCGAGCAGGTGCTGCTGCAGGCCGGCCTGGCTACGGACGAGCGTTTCACCAGCAATTCCAAACGCAGCGCCGCCCGCGCCGAGCTCTCCGCCCTCATCGTGCAGGCCTTTTCCACCCTGACCGCCGCCCAGGTGGTGGAGCGGCTGGAACAGGCCAGCATCGCCAACGCCCAGGTCAACAGCATGGCCGAGGTGTGGTCGCATCCGCAGCTGAAAGCCCGCAATCGCTGGACAGAGGTGGACACGCCCCAGGGCCGCGTCCCGGCCCTGCTGCCGCCGGGCTCCTGGCACACCGCTGCGCCGCGCATGGATGCCGTGCCCGCGCTAGGCCAGCACACGGCGGCGATTTTGGCAGGCCAAGGCTACAGCGCCGAGCAGGTCGCCGCGCTGCGCAATGCAGGCACGGTGTAA
- the mutL gene encoding DNA mismatch repair endonuclease MutL produces MNAPLSSPPRPERRAIRELPDELISQIAAGEVVERPASVVRELVDNALDAGATQVTLRLLAGGVRLIAVEDDGGGIPMEELPIALKRHATSKIRDLRELESVGTMGFRGEALAAINSIADMAILSRASGQSNAFLLDGRSGELKPVARSTGTTVEVKELFFSTPARRKFLKTDATELAHCVEAVRRHALARPDVGFAIWHEGKLVEQWRACPAPNNVDAISERLRDVLGDDFKDKSVAVDYLSSMRDDGGQAVRVWGRVGIPDAARARPDQQFAYVNGRFVRDKVITHAARSAYEDVLHGQRQPIYALYVEIDPTRVDVNVHPTKIEVRFRDSREVHQAVRRAVDAALAAPRAAAALAAPPTPEVFKENRPPSLIPSAQAAIQFVAPAARYVSDMEALWPVAPLPTAAANPFQPAPEPAPAQPLPAAEVWPLGRAIAQLQGIYILAENAQGLVIVDMHAAHERIVYERLKTQLVDARITSQPLLIPVTFAATPQEVATAEAHTETLATLGLEITPFSPKTLAVRAVPTTLVQGNATELARSVLAELAQHEASTVVQRAQNELLGTMACHGAVRANRRLTVDEMNGLLRQMETTDRSDQCNHGRPTWRQITIKELDALFMRGR; encoded by the coding sequence GTGAACGCACCTCTTTCTTCCCCTCCCCGCCCCGAACGTCGCGCCATCCGCGAGCTGCCCGACGAACTCATCAGCCAGATCGCCGCGGGCGAAGTGGTGGAGCGCCCCGCCTCGGTGGTGCGCGAGCTGGTCGACAACGCGCTGGACGCGGGGGCCACGCAGGTCACACTGCGGCTGCTGGCGGGCGGCGTGCGGCTGATTGCCGTGGAAGACGACGGCGGCGGCATCCCCATGGAAGAGCTGCCCATCGCCCTGAAACGCCACGCCACCAGCAAGATCCGCGACCTGCGCGAGCTGGAATCGGTGGGCACCATGGGTTTTCGGGGCGAAGCCCTGGCCGCTATCAACTCCATAGCTGACATGGCCATACTGTCGCGCGCCAGCGGCCAATCGAATGCGTTTTTATTGGACGGCCGCAGCGGCGAACTCAAACCCGTGGCCCGCAGCACCGGCACCACGGTGGAGGTGAAAGAGCTGTTTTTCAGCACCCCGGCGCGGCGCAAGTTCCTGAAGACCGACGCCACCGAACTCGCCCACTGCGTGGAAGCCGTGCGCCGCCACGCCCTGGCCCGGCCCGACGTGGGCTTTGCCATCTGGCACGAGGGCAAGCTGGTGGAGCAATGGCGCGCCTGTCCGGCACCTAACAACGTCGATGCCATCAGCGAGCGCCTGCGCGACGTGCTGGGCGACGACTTCAAGGACAAGTCGGTGGCGGTGGACTACCTGAGCAGCATGCGCGACGACGGCGGCCAGGCCGTACGCGTGTGGGGCCGGGTGGGCATTCCCGATGCCGCCCGCGCCCGGCCCGACCAGCAGTTTGCCTACGTGAATGGCCGCTTCGTGCGCGACAAGGTCATCACCCATGCCGCCCGCAGCGCCTATGAAGACGTGCTGCACGGCCAGCGCCAGCCGATCTACGCGCTGTATGTAGAGATCGACCCGACCCGGGTGGACGTGAACGTACACCCGACCAAGATCGAGGTGCGTTTTCGCGACAGCCGCGAAGTGCACCAGGCCGTGCGCCGCGCGGTGGACGCGGCCCTGGCGGCTCCGCGTGCGGCGGCCGCCCTTGCCGCCCCGCCCACCCCTGAGGTTTTTAAAGAAAACAGGCCTCCATCGCTTATTCCATCAGCGCAAGCAGCTATTCAATTCGTAGCACCTGCCGCGCGCTATGTGTCGGACATGGAGGCGCTCTGGCCCGTGGCCCCGCTGCCCACCGCGGCCGCCAACCCGTTCCAACCCGCGCCAGAACCGGCACCCGCCCAGCCCTTGCCTGCAGCCGAAGTCTGGCCCCTGGGCCGCGCCATTGCCCAGCTGCAAGGCATCTACATCCTGGCCGAAAACGCCCAGGGCCTGGTGATCGTGGACATGCATGCGGCCCACGAGCGCATCGTCTACGAACGCCTGAAAACCCAGCTGGTGGATGCCCGCATCACCAGCCAGCCGCTGCTGATCCCGGTGACCTTTGCCGCCACGCCGCAAGAGGTGGCCACCGCCGAGGCCCATACCGAGACCCTGGCCACGCTGGGGCTGGAAATCACCCCGTTCTCGCCCAAAACCCTGGCCGTGCGCGCCGTGCCCACCACCCTGGTACAGGGCAACGCCACCGAACTGGCACGCAGCGTGCTTGCCGAACTGGCACAGCACGAGGCCAGCACCGTGGTCCAGCGCGCCCAGAACGAATTGCTGGGCACCATGGCCTGCCACGGCGCGGTGCGCGCCAACCGCCGCCTCACGGTCGATGAAATGAACGGGCTGCTGCGCCAGATGGAAACCACCGACCGCTCCGACCAGTGCAACCATGGCCGCCCCACCTGGCGGCAAATCACCATCAAGGAACTCGATGCCCTCTTCATGCGCGGACGCTGA
- the miaA gene encoding tRNA (adenosine(37)-N6)-dimethylallyltransferase MiaA: MPLPRCIALAGPTAAGKTAAALAIAQRWQVEIISVDSALVYRGMDIGTAKPSAAELAQVPHHLINIRDPLQAYSAAEFVADAERLLHEITARGRLPLLVGGTMLYFKALFDGIDPMPGADPALRAAIEAEAAAAGWPAMHAQLARVDPATAARLQPMDTQRIQRALEVWRASGQPMSSFHATKDVAATAHRISATTLISLEPADRAWLHERIALRFDQMLAGGFLDEVVTLRARGDLHPDLPSMRCVGYRQAWEALDGTLPMVELRDRGIFATRQLAKRQVTWLRSMPQRHIVACDAPDALQKVLSLVEASL; encoded by the coding sequence ATTCCCCTACCGCGCTGCATCGCCTTGGCCGGCCCCACCGCGGCCGGAAAAACCGCGGCCGCGTTGGCCATTGCCCAGCGCTGGCAGGTGGAAATCATCAGTGTCGATTCGGCCCTGGTGTACCGGGGCATGGATATCGGCACCGCCAAACCCAGCGCCGCCGAGCTGGCCCAGGTGCCACACCACCTCATCAACATCCGCGACCCGCTGCAAGCCTACAGCGCGGCCGAGTTCGTGGCGGACGCCGAGCGGCTGCTGCACGAGATCACTGCGCGGGGTCGCCTGCCGCTGCTGGTGGGCGGCACCATGCTGTACTTCAAGGCCCTGTTTGACGGCATCGACCCCATGCCCGGTGCCGACCCGGCACTGCGCGCCGCCATCGAAGCCGAGGCCGCTGCGGCGGGCTGGCCTGCCATGCATGCCCAGCTGGCCCGGGTGGACCCGGCCACCGCCGCCCGCCTGCAGCCCATGGACACCCAGCGCATCCAGCGCGCGCTGGAAGTCTGGCGCGCATCAGGCCAGCCAATGTCGAGCTTCCATGCTACAAAAGACGTAGCTGCTACCGCCCACCGAATAAGCGCTACCACCCTTATTTCTTTGGAACCCGCTGACCGCGCATGGCTGCACGAGCGCATCGCCCTGCGCTTTGACCAGATGCTGGCGGGCGGTTTTCTGGACGAGGTGGTCACGCTGCGGGCCCGGGGCGACCTGCACCCCGATCTGCCCAGCATGCGCTGCGTCGGCTACCGCCAGGCCTGGGAAGCCCTGGACGGCACCCTGCCCATGGTGGAGCTGCGCGACCGCGGCATTTTTGCCACCCGCCAGCTGGCCAAGCGCCAGGTCACCTGGCTGCGCTCCATGCCGCAGCGGCACATCGTGGCCTGCGACGCGCCCGATGCACTGCAAAAAGTGCTGTCCCTGGTAGAAGCATCCCTATGA
- the dctA gene encoding C4-dicarboxylate transporter DctA, which translates to MQVKKLFKLLYVQVLIGLALGITVGHYWPEFGASLKPLGDGFVKLVKMMIAPVVFCTIVSGITSLNDSKEIGKTLLKSMGLFYVLTILALLTGLAAVLLLQPGAGMHIDPKLLDPGVAAKFGGKEPPKGFVEFMMHIIPQSFFGAFAEGEVLPVLLLAVLCGFGLSRIGRAGQTVMEAIDGFSEMLFSVFGLLMRLAPVGAFGAMAFTVGRYGIKSIGSLGFLIGTFYTACIFFVVVVLGLLARMHGFPLWKLLRYIREELLVVLGTSSSEPVLPRLLMKLERLGCKKGVVGLVLPTGYSFNLDGTAIYLTLASLFIAQACDITLSRGQIGAMLGLMLLTSKGAAGVTGSGFVALVATLTVMPDLPVAGVALIVGVDRFMSEARALTSTMSNAVACVVVSIWEKACDREVLHRELDAGYVEPELTLDNPDLPHGHHLPA; encoded by the coding sequence ATGCAAGTCAAAAAACTATTCAAACTGCTGTACGTCCAGGTCTTGATCGGCCTGGCCCTGGGCATCACCGTGGGCCACTACTGGCCCGAATTTGGTGCCTCGCTCAAGCCCCTGGGCGACGGCTTCGTCAAGCTGGTCAAGATGATGATTGCGCCGGTGGTGTTTTGTACCATCGTCAGCGGCATCACCTCGCTCAACGACTCCAAGGAAATCGGCAAAACCCTGCTCAAGTCCATGGGCCTGTTCTACGTGCTGACCATCCTGGCGCTGCTCACCGGGCTGGCGGCGGTGCTGTTGCTGCAACCCGGCGCGGGCATGCACATCGACCCCAAGCTGCTCGACCCCGGCGTGGCCGCCAAGTTTGGCGGCAAGGAGCCGCCCAAGGGCTTTGTGGAATTCATGATGCACATCATTCCGCAGTCCTTCTTTGGCGCGTTTGCCGAGGGCGAGGTGCTGCCGGTGCTGCTGCTGGCCGTGCTGTGCGGGTTTGGCCTGAGCCGCATCGGCCGCGCCGGGCAGACGGTGATGGAGGCGATTGATGGCTTCTCGGAGATGCTGTTTTCGGTGTTTGGCCTGCTGATGCGCCTGGCCCCGGTGGGCGCGTTCGGGGCCATGGCCTTTACCGTGGGGCGCTACGGCATCAAGTCCATCGGTTCGCTGGGCTTTTTGATCGGCACCTTCTACACCGCCTGCATCTTCTTTGTGGTGGTGGTGCTGGGTCTGCTGGCCCGCATGCATGGCTTCCCGCTGTGGAAACTGCTGCGCTACATCCGCGAAGAGCTGCTGGTGGTGCTGGGCACCTCGTCCAGCGAACCGGTGCTGCCGCGCCTGCTGATGAAGCTGGAGCGCCTGGGCTGCAAAAAGGGCGTGGTCGGCCTGGTGCTGCCCACCGGCTACTCCTTCAACCTGGACGGCACGGCCATCTACCTGACGCTGGCCTCGCTGTTCATCGCCCAGGCCTGCGACATCACGCTCAGCAGGGGCCAGATCGGTGCCATGCTGGGGCTGATGCTGCTGACCTCCAAGGGCGCGGCGGGCGTGACCGGCAGCGGCTTCGTCGCCCTGGTGGCCACGCTGACCGTGATGCCCGACCTGCCGGTGGCCGGGGTGGCGCTGATTGTGGGAGTAGACCGCTTCATGTCCGAAGCCCGCGCCCTGACCAGCACCATGAGCAACGCCGTGGCCTGCGTGGTGGTGTCGATCTGGGAGAAAGCCTGCGACCGCGAAGTGCTGCACCGCGAGCTGGATGCCGGGTATGTGGAGCCCGAGCTGACGCTGGACAACCCCGACCTGCCCCACGGCCACCACCTGCCAGCGTAA
- a CDS encoding GNAT family N-acetyltransferase, giving the protein MQIPIHSTANTDFSTELVETGPLDPAIQRAWEGFLAISKSPEKVFQTPEYFAFISQNPVKSSSQELVVARNAHNQEIVAVLPLRTGRRSLPLNIGNFTFLYLHLRTVALLGSVPMGAASPEMLDALIDFIFKSFPSKNTIAMQSLPKDSDFYQYLRNSKSIRKKYGFFVKDGWRDCHTTPLPDSFETYLSHFKAKKRYNLNRQLKLLEKNSGPLELVRIDKPEHVPELVAAMKKLVSAQMLKSFLNENQFTDLARKKIKLGYILKCSGIPCAVIIGIQSKGTYHIHNILYDQDKAEYSPGTSILHLAIEDMIDNLKISLIDYGYGSPEHSHQSSNVHKLRGHVILYKKTWANRLMFSTYAAHSLLVDGAKSLLARVHPSSRLRQLKTPLPALISFTFL; this is encoded by the coding sequence ATGCAGATTCCGATCCATTCGACCGCAAACACGGATTTCAGCACCGAGCTGGTGGAAACCGGCCCTTTGGACCCCGCCATCCAGCGGGCCTGGGAAGGCTTTCTGGCGATCAGCAAAAGCCCGGAAAAAGTCTTTCAGACACCAGAGTACTTTGCCTTCATCTCCCAGAATCCTGTCAAGTCCAGCAGCCAGGAGCTGGTCGTTGCCAGGAATGCTCACAACCAGGAAATCGTGGCGGTCTTGCCTTTGCGCACGGGCAGACGGTCATTGCCTTTGAATATTGGCAATTTCACCTTCCTGTATTTACACCTGCGCACGGTCGCGCTGCTGGGCAGTGTGCCCATGGGTGCGGCAAGCCCTGAAATGCTCGACGCCCTGATCGACTTTATTTTCAAAAGTTTTCCAAGCAAGAATACGATTGCCATGCAGTCGCTGCCCAAAGACAGCGATTTCTACCAATATCTGCGCAACTCCAAAAGTATTCGAAAAAAATACGGCTTTTTTGTGAAAGACGGTTGGCGCGACTGCCACACCACACCGTTGCCCGACAGCTTTGAAACCTATCTCAGCCATTTCAAGGCGAAAAAGCGCTACAACCTGAACCGACAGCTCAAGCTATTGGAAAAGAACAGCGGCCCCCTGGAGTTGGTGCGTATTGACAAGCCAGAGCATGTGCCAGAACTGGTGGCCGCCATGAAAAAACTGGTGTCTGCGCAGATGCTGAAAAGCTTTCTCAATGAAAACCAGTTCACCGATCTGGCCCGCAAGAAAATAAAGCTCGGCTATATTTTGAAATGCAGTGGCATTCCCTGCGCGGTGATTATCGGTATCCAGTCCAAAGGCACGTACCATATCCACAATATTCTGTACGACCAGGACAAGGCGGAATACTCCCCAGGCACGTCCATCCTGCACCTGGCAATCGAGGACATGATCGACAACCTGAAGATTTCTCTCATCGACTACGGCTATGGCAGCCCGGAGCACTCTCACCAGTCATCGAATGTGCACAAGCTCAGGGGCCATGTGATCTTGTACAAGAAGACCTGGGCCAACCGCTTGATGTTCTCTACCTACGCCGCCCACAGCCTCCTGGTAGATGGCGCCAAAAGCCTGCTGGCCCGCGTGCATCCCTCGTCCCGACTCAGGCAGCTCAAGACGCCTCTTCCGGCTCTTATCAGTTTTACGTTTCTCTAG
- the pcaB gene encoding 3-carboxy-cis,cis-muconate cycloisomerase yields the protein MASIIDSRIFGDIFSDAKMRAVWSDENRTAKYLDIERALAKVQGQLGIIPQEAADEIVQNCRLDMIDWAQLKAKTEQIGYPIIAVVNQINANCRDKLGEYCHWGATTQDITDTATVLQMREGLALVEADLKAISDSLADLSRKYRDTPIIGRSNLQQAIPITFGFKTASILAGIERHRERLEQLKPRVFMGEFGGAAGTLASLEKGAMETQAGLMAELGLACPPIAWHTVRDTIAEVGAFLALVGGSLGKIAMDVKLMMQTEVAEVFEPYAPGRGSSSTMPQKRNPISCLYIHANISVARQHAAALMDAMVADHERSTGPWEIEWVSLPEIFCLMSGALKQTKFVLAGLEVDTVQMRRNIDMTHGLVMSEAVMMGLGPFIGREYAHDLVYELCREALKQQRPLVEILAAHPEINAHVSRAQLDAFCDPANYLGQAGVMVDQVLAHLRP from the coding sequence ATGGCATCCATCATCGACTCGCGCATCTTTGGCGACATCTTCAGCGACGCAAAAATGCGCGCCGTCTGGTCCGACGAGAACCGCACCGCCAAGTACCTGGACATTGAACGCGCCCTGGCCAAGGTGCAGGGCCAGCTCGGCATCATTCCGCAGGAGGCGGCGGACGAGATCGTCCAAAACTGCCGCCTCGACATGATCGACTGGGCGCAACTCAAGGCCAAGACCGAGCAGATCGGCTACCCCATCATCGCCGTGGTTAACCAGATCAACGCCAACTGCCGCGACAAGCTGGGCGAGTACTGCCACTGGGGCGCGACCACCCAGGACATCACCGACACCGCCACCGTGCTGCAAATGCGCGAAGGCCTGGCGCTGGTGGAGGCGGACCTGAAGGCCATTTCCGACTCGCTGGCCGACCTGAGCCGCAAATACCGCGACACGCCCATCATTGGCCGCAGCAACCTGCAGCAGGCGATTCCCATCACCTTCGGCTTCAAAACCGCCAGCATCCTGGCCGGTATCGAGCGCCACCGCGAGCGGCTGGAGCAGCTCAAACCACGGGTCTTCATGGGCGAGTTCGGCGGCGCGGCGGGCACGCTGGCCTCGCTGGAAAAAGGCGCCATGGAGACCCAAGCCGGGCTGATGGCCGAGCTGGGCCTGGCCTGCCCGCCCATCGCCTGGCACACGGTGCGCGACACCATCGCCGAAGTGGGGGCCTTTCTGGCCCTGGTCGGCGGCTCGCTGGGCAAGATCGCCATGGACGTGAAGCTGATGATGCAAACCGAGGTGGCCGAGGTGTTTGAGCCCTACGCCCCGGGCCGCGGCTCGTCCAGCACCATGCCGCAAAAGCGCAACCCCATCTCCTGCCTGTACATCCACGCCAACATTTCGGTGGCGCGCCAGCATGCCGCCGCGCTGATGGACGCGATGGTGGCCGACCACGAGCGCTCCACCGGCCCGTGGGAGATCGAATGGGTGTCGCTGCCCGAAATCTTCTGCCTCATGTCGGGTGCGCTCAAACAGACCAAGTTTGTGCTGGCCGGGCTGGAGGTAGACACGGTGCAGATGCGCCGCAACATCGACATGACCCACGGCCTGGTGATGTCCGAGGCCGTGATGATGGGCCTGGGCCCCTTCATTGGCCGCGAATACGCCCACGACCTGGTGTATGAGCTGTGCCGCGAAGCCTTGAAACAACAACGCCCGCTGGTCGAGATTCTGGCCGCCCACCCCGAAATCAACGCCCATGTGAGCCGTGCCCAGCTGGATGCCTTCTGCGACCCCGCCAACTACCTGGGCCAGGCGGGCGTGATGGTGGACCAGGTGCTGGCCCACCTTCGCCCATAA
- a CDS encoding CoA ester lyase, producing MEQTYLFVPGNRPERFAKALASGADRIIVDLEDAVLPADKPQARRAFAEWHATADTTRVLLRINDAHSAFYADDLELLKACALPCVMLAKAESAAQIADLKAVHHGTVLALIESARGLLAAQAIAAAPGVARLAFGSIDYALDLDLPNDSPALDMAAVHLALASRAADLPAPVAGVTVALDAAVVAADMAHAQRLGLKAKLCIHPSQVAAVRAALAPSAADLAWAARVQAAYSGNPTGALQLDGQMVDRPVLLKAQRLLATTSLTSPT from the coding sequence ATGGAACAAACCTATTTGTTCGTACCCGGCAACCGCCCCGAGCGCTTTGCCAAGGCGCTGGCCAGTGGGGCCGACCGCATCATTGTGGACCTGGAAGATGCCGTGCTGCCAGCCGACAAGCCCCAGGCCCGCCGCGCCTTTGCCGAATGGCATGCCACGGCAGACACCACGCGGGTACTGCTACGCATCAACGATGCCCACAGCGCGTTTTATGCAGACGATTTGGAGTTGCTAAAAGCCTGCGCCCTGCCCTGCGTGATGCTGGCCAAGGCCGAGTCGGCTGCGCAGATCGCGGACCTGAAAGCCGTCCACCACGGCACGGTGCTGGCGCTGATTGAAAGCGCACGCGGCTTGTTGGCGGCGCAGGCGATTGCAGCCGCGCCCGGCGTAGCCCGGCTGGCTTTCGGCAGCATCGACTACGCGCTGGATCTGGACCTGCCCAACGACAGCCCGGCGCTGGACATGGCGGCGGTGCACCTCGCCCTGGCCAGCCGCGCCGCAGACCTGCCCGCCCCGGTGGCTGGAGTCACTGTTGCATTGGATGCCGCTGTAGTAGCGGCAGACATGGCCCATGCCCAACGTCTGGGGCTCAAAGCCAAGCTGTGCATCCACCCCAGCCAGGTGGCCGCCGTGCGCGCCGCCCTGGCCCCCAGCGCCGCCGACCTGGCCTGGGCCGCCCGCGTTCAAGCCGCCTACAGCGGCAATCCCACGGGCGCGCTGCAACTGGACGGGCAAATGGTCGACCGGCCTGTACTGCTCAAAGCCCAGCGCCTGCTGGCAACCACTTCCCTCACATCCCCCACTTGA